In Rutidosis leptorrhynchoides isolate AG116_Rl617_1_P2 chromosome 2, CSIRO_AGI_Rlap_v1, whole genome shotgun sequence, one genomic interval encodes:
- the LOC139893029 gene encoding amino acid transporter AVT6C-like, which yields MKSEINKDSVVTTTLLPKSNQLKNEVSKISSVSGAVFNVSTSIIGAGIMSIPATLKVLGIIPGFVVILIMGFLMEVTIEFLLRYTNHTGESDTYGGVMAESFGKFGSLSLQTCVVITNLGALIIYLIIIGDVLSGDQSDGVVHSGILQECFGFHWWNTRAYSVLFVVIFVMLPLVLLPRVESLGHASAVSILLAVIFVIIISGMAIYAMLEGKTQQLRLVPDFSDGFSFFNLFTTIPVMATALACHVTIHPVRAELVNQSNMTSAVRISLILSAVIYLAVGFVGYLLFGDSIMADMLVNFDQTNSPGGLLINAAVRLSYALHLMLVFPVIFYSLRSNMDEMIFPRKSLLSNDTSRFMLLTIVLLSFIYFIAIAIPNIWYFYQFIGSTAVACIAFVFPGAIVLRDVHGISTRKDRAMAIIVVILAVVTSAIAISTNLFSAFGNSS from the exons ATGAAATCAGAGATCAACAAAGATTCAGTTGTAACCACCACACTTCTACCAAAATCAAACCAACTAAAAAATGAAGTCTCCAAGATTTCGTCCGTATCCGGAGCCGTATTCAACGTCTCAACAAGCATTATCGGTGCTGGAATCATGTCGATTCCAGCAACACTCAAAGTACTGGGTATAATCCCGGGGTTTGTTGTGATATTGATAATGGGGTTCTTGATGGAGGTCACAATTGAGTTCTTATTGAGGTACACTAATCATACGGGTGAGTCGGATACTTATGGAGGCGTTATGGCTGAATCATTCGGGAAGTTCGGTTCGCTTTCGCTTCAAACATGTGTCGTTATAACTAACCTTGGCGCGCTTATTATATACTTGATTATCATTG GGGATGTTCTGTCGGGAGACCAATCCGACGGTGTAGTACATTCTGGCATATTACAAGAATGTTTTGGGTTTCATTGGTGGAATACACGTGCTTATTCCGTCTTATTCGTTGTCATTTTcgttatgcttccgcttgttttgCTCCCTCGAGTAG AGTCATTGGGTCATGCTTCAGCAGTATCAATTCTTCTAGCAGTAATTTTTGTTATTATCATATCTGGTATGGCGATTTACGCAATGTTGGAAGGCAAAACTCAACAACTTAGACTCGTTCCCGATTTTAGTGATGGTTTTTCGTTCTTCAATCTTTTCACAACCATACCTGTCATGGCCACTGCACTTGCATGCCATGTTACTA TTCATCCGGTACGAGCAGAACTTGTAAATCAATCAAACATGACATCAGCCGTTCGGATTTCTTTAATCCTTAGTGCTGTAATTTACTTGGCCGTTGGTTTTGTTGGCTACCTTCTTTTTGGCGACTCGATCATGGCCGATATGTTAGTCAACTTTGATCAAACTAATTCACCCGGTGGCTTGCTGATCAACGCAGCTGTTAGGCTTAGCTACGCATTACATCTTATGTTAGTTTTCCCGGTAATTTTTTACAGTCTACGATCCAACATGGACGAAATGATTTTCCCACGCAAATCTCTTCTTTCAAATGACACTTCAAGATTCATGTTACTCACAATCGTGTTGCTTTCGTTCATATATTTCATAGCGATTGCTATCCCGAATATTTGGTACTTCTATCAGTTCATTGGATCAACCGCTGTTGCTTGCATTGCATTTGTGTTCCCTGGTGCTATTGTTTTAAG GGATGTTCATGGAATATCTACAAGAAAAGATAGAGCGATGGCGATAATTGTGGTGATATTAGCCGTTGTGACTAGCGCTATTGCGATTTCTACTAATTTGTTCAGCGCCTTCGGAAATAGTTCTTAG